Part of the Lysobacter enzymogenes genome is shown below.
CGGTGCTTGAGGAAGAAGTATTGGTCGCACCAGCGCTTGTGCGCCTGGTAGCGCTCCTCGCCGCCGAACGGTTCGCACAGCGCGCGCGCGGTGCCGTGCCAGTGGCGCACGTCCTCGTCGAAGGGATAGAACGGGGTCAGGTCGAAGCCGCCGCCGAACCACCAGGCCACGGTCTCGCCGTCGCGCATGGCGCGGAAGTGGCGGACGTTGGCGTGGGTGGTCGGCAGGTAGGGGTTGTGCGGGTGGAACACCAGCGACACCCCGACCGCGCGCCACGAGGCGCCGGCCAGTTCTGGCCGCGCTGCGCTCGCCGACGGCGGCAGGGTGCTGCCGGAGACGTCGGAGAAGCCGATGCCGGCCTGCTCGAACACGTGGCCGCCGCGCAGGATGCGGGTGCGCCCGCCGCCGCCTTCGGCGCGCTGCCAGACGTCCTCGACGAAGCGGGCGCCGCCGTCGGCGGTTTCGATGGCGGCGCACAGGCGGTCCTGCAGGCCGGAGAGGTAGTCGCGGACGCGGTCGAAGTCGTTCATGCCGCGCATTCTAGCGGCGGCGGTCGCGGGCGGGATTTGATCCGGATCAAGCCGGGCGGCGCGGCCCGCGGCCGCGATGGCCCCGCCACGCAGCAGCGGGGGCGGCGCCGATCATAGCGCCGCGCCGGTGCGGCGAACGCCGCGGCGCCCGTCGGGACGCCGCGGCCCGGACTCACTTCTTCAAGGTGCGCTCGAACAGCTCATAGATGCGCCGGTACTCGTCGTACCACGCATCCGGATGCACGAAGCCATGCCGCTCCAGCGGATACGGCGCGATCTCCCACTTGTCCTTGCGCAGCTCGATGAGCTTCTGGGTCATCATCACCGAGTCCTTGAAGAACACGTTGTCGTCGATCATGCCGTGGGCGATCAACAGATTGTCCTTGAGCCCGGACGCGTATTCGATCGGCGAGGACTTCTTGTACGCCTCCGGATCCAGCTCGGGGGTGTTGAGGATGTTCGAGGTGTACTCGTGGTTGTACTGCGACCAGTCAGAGACCGGGCGCAGCGCGGCGCCGGCCTTGAACTTGCCCGGCGCGCGGTACAGCGCCATGAAGGTCATGAAGCCGCCGTAGGAGCCGCCGTAGATGCCGGCGCGGTCGCCGTCGCCCTGCTTGTTGGCGACCAGCCAGTCCAGGCCGTCCAGGTAATCCTCGAGTTCCGGATGGCCCATCTGCCGGTAGATCGCGGTGCGCCAGTCGCGGCCGTAGCCTTGCGAGGCGCGGTAGTCGAGATCGAGCACGACATAGCCCTGCTGCACCAGCAGGTTGTGGAACATCTGTTCGCGGAAGTAGTTCGGGTAGCGCTCGCTGACGTTCTGCAGGAAGCCGGCGCCGTGCACGAACATCACGATCGGGTACTTCTTGCCGGGCTCGTAGTTCTTCGGGCCGTAGAACTTGCCCCAGACCGTGCCGGCGCCGTGCTTGGACGGGACCTGCACGTATTCGGGCTGGATCCACTCGCGGGCCTTGAAGCCGTCCTTGCGGGTGTCGGTGAGCTTGACCGTGTTCTCTCCATTCGCATCGACCACCGCGAGCTGCGGCGGCAGATAGCTCTGCGAATAGCGCGCCAGCACTTTGCGGCCGTCGGGCGAGAGCGCGAAGCTCTCCACGCCGTCGAGCGCGGTCACTTCGCGCACCGCGCCGCCGTTGCGGTCGACCGCGCAGACTTCGTAGTCGCCCGGCCACTTGCGGTTGCACAGGAAGAAGAAGGTCTTGCCGTCGGCGCCGAGCTGCGGGTCGGAGACTTCCCACTTGCCCGAGGTGATCTGCTTCGGCGCGCCGCCGTCGCTGACATAGAGCTGCGAGTAGCCGCTCTGCTCCGACAGCAGCCACAGGCCGCCGTCCGGCAGCCAGCCGAAGTCGTTGTAGTCCCAGCCGATCCAGGCCTTGTCGGTGAGGCGGTGGCGCACGTCGAGCGCGGCGCGGGCCAGGTCGACCGAGGCGATCCAGCGGTCCTTGTTGTCGTTGGCGCGGATCAGCACGCCGGCGTGGCGGCCGTCGTCGCTCCAGCGCACCGCGGCGTTGCGGCCGTCGCCGTCGGTTTCGATGCGCACCGGGCGCTCGCCCTTGAGCGCGTCCTTCTTGGCCGCCTTGCGCATCGCCGCGAGCGGGTCGTCGCCGATGCCGGGCAGCTTGTCGAACTTGAGCTCGCTGGCCTTGCCCGCGGCCACGTCGACCAGCCACAGCTTCTGCGGCAGCGGTTCGTTGCGGCCGACCCGGGTGCGCACTTCCTCGAATTCTTCGTAACCCGATTCGGTCACGTACTTGGGCATCTTGCCGGCGGTGCCGGCGTCGCCCTTCTTGTCCTGGGTGACCGCGAGCAGGTAGCGGCCGTCGGGCGACAGCGCGGTGTCGACGATCTCGACGTCGCCGCCGAGATAGACCGCGCGCGGCGCGCGGCTCGGGTCGCTCTTGCGCCAGGCTTCGTCCTGCTCGCGCGAGGCCTCGCGCTGGGCGCGGTCGTTGCGCAGGGTGTCGATGGTGGCGAGCTGGTAGTCGCGCAGCGCGTCGGCCTTCGGCGCCTTGGCCGGGTCGTTCTGCGCCAGCACCTGCGCGGCCTGGCTCACGCCTTGGCCGGCGCGCCACTGGAACCACTGGTTGTCGACGCGGAACACCAGGTT
Proteins encoded:
- a CDS encoding S9 family peptidase; this translates as MRPAYARLAALPLALLASAAFAQTAAPLTLADTMADPDWIGPPVERAWWSWDGQRVQYQLKRDGASIRDTWQTGVAGGAPQRLDGAARNDLDAANPVYDAQRSRMAFIRNGDVFVRDLRSGALTQVTRSNETEARPQFSRDGNLVFRVDNQWFQWRAGQGVSQAAQVLAQNDPAKAPKADALRDYQLATIDTLRNDRAQREASREQDEAWRKSDPSRAPRAVYLGGDVEIVDTALSPDGRYLLAVTQDKKGDAGTAGKMPKYVTESGYEEFEEVRTRVGRNEPLPQKLWLVDVAAGKASELKFDKLPGIGDDPLAAMRKAAKKDALKGERPVRIETDGDGRNAAVRWSDDGRHAGVLIRANDNKDRWIASVDLARAALDVRHRLTDKAWIGWDYNDFGWLPDGGLWLLSEQSGYSQLYVSDGGAPKQITSGKWEVSDPQLGADGKTFFFLCNRKWPGDYEVCAVDRNGGAVREVTALDGVESFALSPDGRKVLARYSQSYLPPQLAVVDANGENTVKLTDTRKDGFKAREWIQPEYVQVPSKHGAGTVWGKFYGPKNYEPGKKYPIVMFVHGAGFLQNVSERYPNYFREQMFHNLLVQQGYVVLDLDYRASQGYGRDWRTAIYRQMGHPELEDYLDGLDWLVANKQGDGDRAGIYGGSYGGFMTFMALYRAPGKFKAGAALRPVSDWSQYNHEYTSNILNTPELDPEAYKKSSPIEYASGLKDNLLIAHGMIDDNVFFKDSVMMTQKLIELRKDKWEIAPYPLERHGFVHPDAWYDEYRRIYELFERTLKK
- the hemF gene encoding oxygen-dependent coproporphyrinogen oxidase encodes the protein MNDFDRVRDYLSGLQDRLCAAIETADGGARFVEDVWQRAEGGGGRTRILRGGHVFEQAGIGFSDVSGSTLPPSASAARPELAGASWRAVGVSLVFHPHNPYLPTTHANVRHFRAMRDGETVAWWFGGGFDLTPFYPFDEDVRHWHGTARALCEPFGGEERYQAHKRWCDQYFFLKHRNETRGVGGLFFDDLHGDFERDFGYMRAVGDGFLDAYLPLVERRRDTPYGERERQFQLYRRGRYVEFNLVFDRGTLFGLQSGGRTESILMSLPPLVRWEYGFQPEADSDEAKLAQYLTPRDWLGEAG